The genomic DNA CTAAGGAGGGCCCTAGCGAGGACGTCGCCCTCCTTGTAAACAGGAACCTTGAAGTCTAGATCCTTGTAGGCCGCATACGGATGATCCCTCCTGACGTCGAAGTCTCTGCCCGAGGCCCTTCCAAGGGGACCATCAACGTCCCACTCCTTGGCGAGCTTATAGGGGAGAACACCAACTTCCTCACAGCGCTTCACGAAGGTTCTCGTAGAAATTGTAGCGTCAACGAACTCCTCGAATTCAGTCTTGATATTCTTGATGGTTTTCTCTATGAGAGAGCGCCTGTACTCGAGAATGTCTCTTCTAACTCCTCCTATGAGGAGCATTCCGTAAGTTTTCCTGTTGCCCGTTAAGCGTTCAGCCAGCCACATGACGTGCTCCCTTATCTTCCAGGCCTTCATGAAGCCGTAGTCGTAGCCTGTGAGGTGACAGACTATTCCGAGGTGAAGGAGGTGACTGTGGAGCCTCTCTATTTCGAGAACTATTGTCCTTATGTATTCAGCCCTCTCAGGAACCTCTATCTCACCGGCCCTCTCAATGGCCTGACAGTAGGCAGTTGAGTGAGTGCAACCGCATATTCCGCATATCCTCTCCGCTATGAAGCAGACCTGGTCATAGGTCAGCCTTCCCTCCACTATTTTCTCTATCCCCCTATGGGCATAGAAGCCACGGTAGTCAACATCCGTTATTGTTTCTCCCCTGACGTAAAGCCTGAAGTGGGCCGCCTCCTCGAGGGCGACGTGGTAGGGCCCATAGGGAACGACAAACTCGTTCTCTTTGGGCTTCTTGTAGGGGTAGAACTTCTCTCCAGGTGGACTGTCCGAGTAGTGGAAGTCCTTCCGGAGGGGATAAACATAGGACGGCCAGTCATCGGGGAGGACGAGCCTTCTCGGGTCTGGATGACCCCTCGCTTCAAGGCCCAGCATTTCCATAGCTTCCCTCTCGTACCAGTTGGCGCCCCTGTGCTTCGGCGTTATCGAGATGAACCATGACTCGTTCTCGGGTATGTAAGCCTTAACACCGAGGTAGAAGTCCCCGGCCTTTCCGTTCACGCTGAGCCAGTATATGATGCTGAACTTACCGTTCAGGGGCCTCTCGTCGGTCGCTACCATTGTAGAGAGCTGAGTTTCCTTCCACTCAGGATGATCGAGGAAGTAGAGAACGATCTCAGGCAAATCTTCCCTCTCGACAGTGATGAGCCATTGGTTGTAGGCAACCTGCTTGACGTCCTTTATCTTCTCCCCAAATTTCTCGATGATATCGTCAAGATACTTCCGCGTAACTTCAACCCTCCCCTCAATGGGCTTTGATCTTCCCGCGGGAGCGTCTTTACCAACCCTCTCGCTCACATTCCCACCCCCAAGGACGCGAGCACCAAGAGAACGAGCCCGATAACAAATATCATGGTGTTCTGCCTGAGAGCTTGAATTACCTTCATGCGCGCCGTTGTCGCCTCTATAACCGCCGACAGGGCGTAGAGGATAATTAGGAGAGTTAGCTGTCCTATGAATATCATAGCACCGCCAAGTGGCGTTGAGACGTCAACGTAGTTCTTCAGGAGAGGTATCAATAGCATGCTCGCGAAGAGCCATATCAAGACAACTCTTTTAGCTAATAGAGCCCACTTGAATAGCCCAAGCAACCTTCCACTATACTCTACGAGCGAACCTTCGAGTATCTCCGTCTCCGCCTCCGCTATGTCGAAGGGTATGAAGGCGCACTCGACGTAGGCCCAGTAGCCTAGGAAGGCTAGGGCTAACAGCATCGCAAGGTTGGGTGTTGAGTTGAAGGCTAAGCTACTGATACTAAGTGTGCCTTCCCTCAAGGCCATTATTCCAACAGCTATGCCCAGTATCGGCTCGACACTAAGGATTAGCATCATCTCCCTATTTGCCCCAGCGTTTGCGTAGGTGTTATTCATGAGGAAGCCAGCCATCATGAGGGAAACGGAGAATATCCCAAGCACGTAGACGAAGACGAAGATATCCC from Pyrococcus kukulkanii includes the following:
- a CDS encoding respiratory chain complex I subunit 1 family protein, with translation MIERAIFGISSLLVILVLPPLLDGISRKIKATIQERQGPPIFQTYYDLTSLLSMEPTLPTDRLGFILAPYVALAAVISAGMLLPYGNFTPIAFSGDIFVFVYVLGIFSVSLMMAGFLMNNTYANAGANREMMLILSVEPILGIAVGIMALREGTLSISSLAFNSTPNLAMLLALAFLGYWAYVECAFIPFDIAEAETEILEGSLVEYSGRLLGLFKWALLAKRVVLIWLFASMLLIPLLKNYVDVSTPLGGAMIFIGQLTLLIILYALSAVIEATTARMKVIQALRQNTMIFVIGLVLLVLASLGVGM
- a CDS encoding hydrogenase large subunit — protein: MSERVGKDAPAGRSKPIEGRVEVTRKYLDDIIEKFGEKIKDVKQVAYNQWLITVEREDLPEIVLYFLDHPEWKETQLSTMVATDERPLNGKFSIIYWLSVNGKAGDFYLGVKAYIPENESWFISITPKHRGANWYEREAMEMLGLEARGHPDPRRLVLPDDWPSYVYPLRKDFHYSDSPPGEKFYPYKKPKENEFVVPYGPYHVALEEAAHFRLYVRGETITDVDYRGFYAHRGIEKIVEGRLTYDQVCFIAERICGICGCTHSTAYCQAIERAGEIEVPERAEYIRTIVLEIERLHSHLLHLGIVCHLTGYDYGFMKAWKIREHVMWLAERLTGNRKTYGMLLIGGVRRDILEYRRSLIEKTIKNIKTEFEEFVDATISTRTFVKRCEEVGVLPYKLAKEWDVDGPLGRASGRDFDVRRDHPYAAYKDLDFKVPVYKEGDVLARALLRIEEVRESIWIIEQALDMMPGGDILAEYKDIPAYREAIGVTEAPRGENVHYVMTGPGNKLYRYRVRAATYNNLPAVPDMMRGYTIADAPLIVASIDPCYSCTERVQIVDVETGKVKVLTQAQFNKLSIKASRRV